Genomic segment of Methanobacterium spitsbergense:
CTAATGGATTTCTGACTATATATGGTCTTTCCACCAATTGTTTTCAGTGATATATTTTTGTTCCCAAATTTGATTTTTTCGCTAAATTTTACTTTGATGTTTTTTGTTGATGTTACAATGCTATTGTTTGCAGGAGTAACTAAAGTTACTTTTGGTGTTGTATGGTCTGTTAATGAGACATTGCTTGCTGCTGATGTCGTGTTCACATTTATAAAAATTGCCAATCCCAACAGCAATAACACCGATAATAATAATTTTTTATTAATTATACCGCCCCCTATGTCTCAAAAATCAAATATTAAGAATTTTCAGATATATAAAATAATTAAGCAAACAATAACATTTAAACACTTCGGTCACCAAAACAAGTGAAAAACGCTATTAACACGATTATTACGCTTAAAAACCTATAAAAACCTATTTAATTAATTTGTAATGAATAAACCTTCTTTGCTTATATTTTTAATAAATGAAGTCATTTAAAATATTAATTATCAAAAAAAGGTGTCTACGCTGTGTTTTTTGATACTATGATCAACTTGAATCATCAATCATCTATATGTTAGGGAAACACATTTCATTTCACAAGAACATCAATGTTGCTTTAATGTTTTTATGGATTTAAAATTATTCTAATATATTTTGCAGGATTTCTGTCCATCTTAATTATACTTAATATCATGTAAAAAATTTTAATCTTCTATCCCTATTCATATCTATATAATAATTTTAATATGTTTGAAAACCAAACTAGTTTACAAAAAATAGTAATTAGGAGGTTTAAAAATGGATTGGTTTTCATTAATTATTATTTTGGTTATAATCTTGATTATTTTGGGCTTATCAATACGGATAGTTAATCAATATGAAAGAGGCGTTGTTTTTCGTGTAGGAAAAGTTATAGGAGTTAAAGAACCAGGATTAAGGTTAATAATACCTTTAATAGATCGTATGGTTAAGGCCTCATTACAGATAGTTACTATGCCTATACCTTCCCAGAAGATCATTACAGAAGACAATGTTTCAATAGATGTGGCTGCAGTTGCCTATTTTAAGATTGTAGATCCCTATAAAGCTGTTGTTGAAGTAGAAAATTACAATAGGGCAGTGAATCAGATATCACAAACAACTGTTAGAAGTGTTGTTGGACAGTTCAATCTCGATGAAATCCTTTCAGAAACACCTAAAATTAACCTTAAGATTAAGGAAATTATAGACAAACACAGTGAACCATGGGGAATAAACGTCACCACTGTAGAAATAAAAGATATTAAACTTCCAGACACCATGAAACGTGTTATTGCAATGCAAGCCGAGGCAGAAAGGGAGAAAAGAGCAAAAATTATTGCTGCAGAAGGGGAATATCTTTCCGCAACCAAACTGGGGGATGCAGCAGATATAATATCTCAACATCCAATCGCTTTACAACTCAGAATAATGCAAGTACTAAATCAAATAGCTGTTGAGAAAAATTCAACTATAATATTCCCTGCACCACTTATGAACAGCATAACTGACATTGCAAACTTCTTGAAAGAAGAAAATAAAGAAGCAGTCGATAAAAAGTAAGAAGAAACCTGATTAAATTGAATATATATAAATTTTGTTTCTTAGAAGGAGTTAAAATTAGAATAGCAACTTTAAGAAATTTGATTTGACTCCAAATATTATTTTTTTCTCTAAATATTTATATTAGATCAACCATTATCATAGGATAATGATAGGTTATCTAAGAAAGAAAGATTTCTATTTGATTTTTAAAAATCTTGGAATCGTAATGGAAGGCGTTGGCGTTGTAATGTTAATACCATTAATTGTTGCACTAATATACGGTGAAAACAATTATGGTGGCTTTTTAATATCAGGTATCCTATCACTTTCTATAGGATACATTTTTAGGCGATTTTTTCAAGCTAAAGTCAATTTAAGACTCAAACATGGAATGATAATAGCAGGTTTTGCCTGGCTTTGGGCAGCACTTATGGGGAGTATCTGCCTGATGTATTCAACTGATATTAGTTTTTTAAATGCCTACTTTGAAAGTATGTCTGCATGGACTGGAAGTGGGCTTTCAATATATCTTGATGTAGAAATTCTCCCTAAATCAGTTCTATTTTTACGAAGTCTTGAACAGTGGGTTGGTGGTCTTGGAGTTGTTATTGTTGTAATTGGTATTTTGATTCGTCCAGGAACAACTGCATCTAGGCTTTACAAAGCAGAAGCCCGTGAAGAGAAAATTAAACCCAGTATAACCAATACAGTTAAAACCATCTGGTGGATTTACCTTTTCTACACTGTTTTAGGTATTATTCTTTATGTTCTTGCAGGTATGTCACTTTTCGATGCTATAAACAACTGCTTCACCATCCTTTCAACCGGTGGAATGTCCATTAAAAACAATAATATCGGCGCCTACAACAGCAACATCATAACCATAATCACAATTGTATTGATGGTTATAGGAGGAACAAGTTTTCTAGTACACTACAAAGCTCTTAAGGGAAGAGTTTTAGACGTTTTCAAAGATATACAATTTCAGGCAATGATCATCATTGTGTCCATATTTTCAATACTTCTTTTAATATATTCTCATTTTACAAGCCTCAATTCTGTTTTTTACGTTGTTTCAGCCCTTAGTTGTACTGGTGCAAGTATACTACCTGTAAGTACACAAGCAGGGTGGACAGACTTTTCAAAGGTTATACTTGCTGCTTGTATGATAATTGGTATGGCAGCTGGTTCAACAACCGGTGCAATAAAGCTCATAAGGATTGTTACACTTGTAAAAGGAATTTACTGGGAAATAATTAAGATTTTATCGCCTGAAGGATCTGTACTTCCAAGAAAAATTGGAGGTAAAACTGTTCAGGATGCAGAAATAAAAGAAGCAGGAAGTTACACATTTTTATATTTATTCATCATTTTTATCACATGGTTGGTTTTCATGGCTTATGGATACGGAGGAATAGACT
This window contains:
- a CDS encoding slipin family protein — translated: MDWFSLIIILVIILIILGLSIRIVNQYERGVVFRVGKVIGVKEPGLRLIIPLIDRMVKASLQIVTMPIPSQKIITEDNVSIDVAAVAYFKIVDPYKAVVEVENYNRAVNQISQTTVRSVVGQFNLDEILSETPKINLKIKEIIDKHSEPWGINVTTVEIKDIKLPDTMKRVIAMQAEAEREKRAKIIAAEGEYLSATKLGDAADIISQHPIALQLRIMQVLNQIAVEKNSTIIFPAPLMNSITDIANFLKEENKEAVDKK
- a CDS encoding TrkH family potassium uptake protein; translation: MEGVGVVMLIPLIVALIYGENNYGGFLISGILSLSIGYIFRRFFQAKVNLRLKHGMIIAGFAWLWAALMGSICLMYSTDISFLNAYFESMSAWTGSGLSIYLDVEILPKSVLFLRSLEQWVGGLGVVIVVIGILIRPGTTASRLYKAEAREEKIKPSITNTVKTIWWIYLFYTVLGIILYVLAGMSLFDAINNCFTILSTGGMSIKNNNIGAYNSNIITIITIVLMVIGGTSFLVHYKALKGRVLDVFKDIQFQAMIIIVSIFSILLLIYSHFTSLNSVFYVVSALSCTGASILPVSTQAGWTDFSKVILAACMIIGMAAGSTTGAIKLIRIVTLVKGIYWEIIKILSPEGSVLPRKIGGKTVQDAEIKEAGSYTFLYLFIIFITWLVFMAYGYGGIDSFFEISSAQGNVGLSVGITSPTMPKIPEIFLIFGMWVGRIEIIPALVLLKGGFDLFKRFNRSKA